From Salvia splendens isolate huo1 chromosome 16, SspV2, whole genome shotgun sequence, a single genomic window includes:
- the LOC121772217 gene encoding D-3-phosphoglycerate dehydrogenase 1, chloroplastic-like → MAATSISSATNKLTDQSPPLPLHTTAARSSAARLSFANSSISIQKLAISASSTNQSSRASAVSALKIARESEQASKPRNSDPAEKSPKPTVLVSEKLGEAGLDLLRSYGDVECLYNLSPEDLCAKIGEFDALIVRSGTKVTRQVFEAAKGKLKVVGRAGVGIDNVDLQAATEFGCLVVNAPTANTIAAAEHGIALLAGMARNVAQADASMKAGEWQRTKYVGVSLVGKTLAIMGFGKVGSEVARRAKGLGMHVIAHDPYAPADRARALGVELVSFDQAISTADFVSLHMPLTPTTNKIFNDATFAKMKKGVRIINVARGGVIDEDALVRALDEGIVAQAALDVFTKEPPSKDSKLVQHENVTVTPHLGASTKEAQEGVAVEIAEAVVGALRGELSATAVNAPMVPPEVMSELAPYVTLAEKLGRLAVQLAAGGSGIQSVKVVYGSSRDSDNLDTRLLRAMIVKGIVEPISDAHINLVNADFIAKQKGLRISEEKLAVDSSPDSPIDSIQVQISNVGSKFESALLENGNISIEGRVKDGMPHLTRVGAFSVDVSLEGNLILCRQVDQPGMIGTVGNILGESNVNVSFMSVSRTVKRVKAIMAIGVDEAPDKETLKKIGEVPAIEEFVFLDL, encoded by the exons ATGGCTGCCACATCCATTTCCTCGGCGACGAACAAGCTGACAGACCAATCGCCGCCTCTTCCGCTCCACACCACAGCCGCGCGCTCCTCCGCAGCGCGCCTCTCCTTCGCCAATTCCTCAATCTCCATCCAGAAGCTCGCGATATCCGCCTCCTCGACGAATCAGAGCTCGCGCGCCTCCGCCGTCAGCGCTCTGAAGATCGCGCGCGAATCCGAGCAGGCGTCGAAGCCGCGGAATTCAGATCCGGCGGAGAAATCGCCGAAGCCGACGGTTCTGGTCTCCGAGAAGCTCGGAGAGGCCGGTCTCGACTTGCTGAGGAGCTACGGGGATGTGGAGTGCCTGTACAACCTGTCGCCGGAGGATCTCTGCGCGAAGATCGGGGAGTTCGACGCGCTGATCGTGCGGAGCGGCACGAAGGTGACGCGCCAGGTGTTCGAGGCGGCGAAGGGGAAGCTGAAGGTCGTCGGACGCGCCGGGGTCGGGATTGATAATGTGGATCTGCAGGCGGCGACGGAGTTCGGGTGTTTGGTGGTGAATGCGCCGACGGCGAACACGATCGCGGCGGCGGAGCATGGGATCGCTCTGCTTGCTGGCATGGCTAGGAATGTTGCTCAGGCTGACGCTTCCATGAAGGCTG GGGAATGGCAACGTACAAAGTATGTCGGTGTCTCGCTGGTTGGGAAGACATTGGCTATCATGGGATTTGGAAAAGTTGGCTCTGAGGTTGCAAGACGCGCAAAGGGCCTCGGTATGCATGTTATTGCTCATGACCCATACGCCCCGGCTGATAGAGCACGCGCCCTTGGTGTGGAGTTGGTGTCGTTTGATCAAGCTATCTCGACTGCAGACTTCGTTTCTCTCCACATGCCTCTTACTCCTACTACTAACAAGATATTCAACGATGCAACATTTGCAAAGATGAAGAAGGGAGTGCGGATTATAAACGTTGCCCGTGGTGGTGTCATCGATGAAGATGCTCTAGTGAGAGCCCTTGATGAAGGAATAGTTGCACAG GCCGCCCTCGATGTCTTCACGAAGGAGCCCCCATCGAAAGATAGCAAGCTAGTGCAACACGAGAATGTTACAGTTACACCACATCTTGGTGCTAGCACAAAGGAAGCACAG GAAGGAGTTGCAGTCGAAATAGCAGAGGCCGTTGTTGGTGCACTGAGAGGCGAGCTTTCTGCAACTGCAGTAAATGCTCCAATGGTTCCCCCAGAG GTCATGTCTGAGCTGGCTCCGTACGTTACTCTGGCTGAGAAGCTCGGTAGACTAGCTGTCCAGTTAGCTGCTGGAGGAAGCGGAATCCAATCCGTGAAGGTGGTTTATGGCTCATCCCGCGACTCTGACAACTTGGACACAAGACTTCTCCGCGCAATGATAGTAAAGGGCATCGTCGAGCCTATCTCAGATGCCCACATCAACCTCGTCAACGCAGACTTCATAGCCAAGCAGAAAGGTCTAAGAATCAGCGAGGAAAAGCTAGCAGTCGACTCCTCTCCTGATAGCCCTATTGACTCGATCCAGGTCCAGATAAGCAACGTGGGGTCAAAATTCGAGAGTGCATTGCTGGAGAACGGGAACATAAGCATCGAGGGGAGAGTGAAGGACGGCATGCCTCACCTCACACGCGTGGGAGCATTCAGCGTGGATGTCAGCCTTGAGGGGAACCTGATCCTCTGCCGCCAAGTTGACCAGCCTGGCATGATCGGGACAGTTGGGAACATCCTCGGAGAGAGCAACGTGAACGTGAGCTTCATGAGCGTGAGCCGGACCGTGAAGAGGGTGAAGGCCATCATGGCCATCGGGGTAGACGAGGCACCCGACAAGGAGACACTCAAGAAGATCGGCGAGGTGCCTGCTATTGAAGAGTTTGTGTTTCTTGATCTCTGA
- the LOC121772159 gene encoding tyrosine-sulfated glycopeptide receptor 1-like: MITIIQSSPPLVRPAMLFALLPLLLAALFDTSHAACSPDDRAALASFNLTITASPPLNWSLSYDCCGWEGVGCDASGRVINLLLPSRRLSGTISPSITNLTSLTDLSLSHNWLSGPLPVGFFASLDRLRVVDLSWNRLTGELRLPDKLPAPIKTFNLSSNHFRGTIQTSFFQPAPALDHFDISNNSFSGEIPAFVCSYAPLITRLDFTNNDLTGPIGPGFGNCNNLLSLRVGFNLLSGEIPGDIYDLMALEELYLPGNQLSGPIDDRIINLRLLKVLALYGNGFTGGIPRDIGKLSELEELQLHINMLSGTIPPSLANCTSLTTLNLRVNLLEGDLSSFDFSNFTHLRSVDLGDNHFTGTLPATLFSCKMLTAIRLAANKLTGEILPEIASLPSLSFLSLSNNSLTNMTTAMKVLAGCKNLSTLTLSMNFYDEAMPGDESLIAPAMFQQLQILALGGCRFTGPVPLWLKTLVKLEVLDLSFNNLTGPVPSWFGTFPNLFYLDLSHNLLTGYFPMELTQMQRLAFKQNPDQIDATSLELPVFVKPDNTSNLQYSHLSNLPTALYLDYNNISGTIPVEIGQLKFIIALDLSYNTFSGNIPDTISNLTNLEKLDLSGNLLSGQIPPSLQNLHFLSFFSVAHNHLEGAIPTGGQFDTFPNTSFDGNPGLCGLVLQRPCTNNESSSMVPSGERSGNRKKTIILTLVISSSIFTMILLLYFIFSKRRYHSKGNGEEKDLDTMSFNSSGVFPEVVRDTSLVILFRNNMNKVEDLTILDILKATDNFNQSNIIGCGGFGFVYKATVANGAKLAIKKLSGDMGLMDKEFKAEVEALSTAQHKNLVTLQGYCVHDGFRLLIYSYMENGSLDYWLHEKPDGASQLSWPIRLKIVQGTSCGVAYMHQICEPHIVHRDLKSSNILLDQDFVAHVADFGLARPILPYRTHVTTELVGTLGYIPPEYSQSWIATFRGDVYSFGVVMLELLTGKRPVEMFKPKMSRELVVWVHQMRSEGRQEEIFDPLLRGKGFEEEMLQVLDVACMCVNQNPFKRPTIQEVVDWLEDVGSNRQTT, encoded by the coding sequence ATGATCACCATCATCCAATCCAGTCCACCTCTTGTTAGACCAGCCATGCTCTTTGCACTGCTACCACTCCTCCTCGCCGCCCTCTTCGACACCTCCCACGCAGCCTGCAGCCCCGACGATCGAGCCGCCCTCGCCTCCTTCAATCTCACCATCACAGCCTCTCCTCCACTCAACTGGTCTCTGTCATACGACTGCTGCGGCTGGGAGGGCGTCGGCTGCGACGCCTCCGGCCGCGTCATCAATCTCCTGCTCCCGTCGCGCCGCCTTTCCGGAACAATCTCCCCTAGCATAACCAATCTCACAAGCCTGACTGACCTCAGCCTCTCACATAACTGGCTATCCGGGCCCCTCCCGGTCGGATTTTTTGCCTCGTTGGATCGCCTACGCGTCGTTGATCTGAGCTGGAACCGCCTCACTGGAGAGCTCCGCCTCCCTGACAAACTCCCTGCTCCAATCAAAACATTTAATCTGTCAAGCAATCATTTCCGTGGAACAATCCAGACGTCCTTCTTTCAGCCTGCTCCGGCCTTGGATCACTTCGACATCAGCAACAACAGCTTCTCCGGGGAAATCCCGGCATTTGTCTGCAGCTACGCACCCTTGATCACGCGCCTGGACTTCACCAACAACGACCTGACCGGCCCGATTGGGCCGGGATTCGGGAATTGCAATAATCTGCTTAGCTTGAGGGTAGGATTCAATCTCCTATCAGGAGAGATCCCTGGGGATATCTATGATTTGATGGCATTGGAAGAATTGTACTTGCCTGGGAACCAGCTTTCTGGACCAATCGATGACAGGATAATCAATCTTCGCCTCCTTAAAGTCCTCGCCTTGTACGGCAACGGCTTCACTGGAGGGATCCCTCGCGACATCGGGAAACTGTCCGAATTGGAAGAGCTGCAGCTCCACATAAATATGCTCAGTGGCACAATCCCACCCTCACTAGCAAACTGCACATCCCTCACAACCTTGAATTTGAGGGTGAATCTCCTCGAAGGCGACCTCTCGTCTTTTGACTTCTCGAATTTCACCCACCTCCGATCAGTTGATCTCGGCGACAACCACTTCACTGGCACCTTACCAGCAACCCTTTTCTCTTGCAAGATGCTCACTGCAATCCGCCTCGCTGCCAACAAGCTGACCGGAGAGATACTACCGGAGATAGCGTCTCTGCCATCGCTGTCgttcctttctctctccaacaACAGCTTAACAAACATGACAACTGCAATGAAGGTTCTCGCAGGGTGTAAGAATCTGAGCACATTGACCCTCTCAATGAACTTCTACGACGAGGCAATGCCGGGGGATGAGAGCCTGATTGCCCCCGCGATGTTTCAGCAACTCCAAATCCTGGCACTGGGCGGGTGCAGGTTCACCGGCCCGGTCCCCTTGTGGCTCAAAACGCTGGTTAAACTCGAGGTTCTGGACTTATCTTTCAATAACTTGACAGGTCCTGTTCCGAGCTGGTTTGGGACATTCCCAAACCTTTTCTACTTAGATTTGTCGCATAATCTGTTAACAGGATACTTCCCCATGGAGCTTACTCAAATGCAGAGGCTAGCGTTTAAGCAGAACCCCGATCAAATTGACGCAACGAGCTTAGAGCTTCCTGTGTTTGTGAAGCCTGATAACACCTCCAACCTGCAATATAGTCACCTCTCGAATCTCCCAACTGCATTGTATCTAGATTATAACAATATAAGTGGCACCATCCCTGTTGAGATTGGTCAGTTGAAGTTCATCATAGCCCTTGATCTTAGCTACAACACTTTCTCCGGAAACATTCCTGATACGATATCTAATTTGACTAACTTGGAGAAGCTGGACCTGTCTGGGAATCTCCTCTCTGGCCAAATCCCACCATCGCTGCAGAATCTCCATTTTCTGTCATTTTTCAGCGTTGCACACAATCATCTTGAGGGGGCAATACCTACAGGGGGGCAGTTTGACACCTTCCCAAACACGAGCTTTGATGGGAATCCGGGGCTGTGTGGGCTCGTCCTACAGCGGCCCTGCACCAACAACGAGTCGAGCAGCATGGTTCCCTCGGGAGAAAGAAGTGGGAATAGGAAGAAAACCATAATACTCACACTTGTGATCTCTTCAAGCATTTTCACCATGATTCTGCTTCTATATTTCATCTTTTCAAAGAGGAGGTATCATTCAAAGGGCAATGGTGAGGAGAAGGATCTCGACACGATGTCATTCAACTCCTCGGGGGTTTTCCCTGAGGTAGTGAGGGACACCAGCCTCGTCATACTGTTCAGGAACAACATGAACAAAGTGGAGGATCTGACGATACTCGATATACTGAAAGCCACAGACAACTTCAACCAGTCGAACATCATTGGTTGCGGGGGTTTCGGGTTTGTGTATAAAGCAACTGTGGCCAACGGCGCAAAGCTTGCGATCAAGAAGCTCTCAGGAGACATGGGGTTGATGGACAAGGAATTCAAAGCAGAGGTGGAAGCCTTATCGACAGCCCAACACAAGAACTTAGTTACTCTGCAAGGTTACTGCGTGCACGACGGGTTTAGGCTGTTGATATACTCTTACATGGAGAATGGAAGCCTCGACTACTGGCTGCATGAGAAACCCGACGGAGCATCTCAGCTTAGCTGGCCAATCCGTCTCAAGATTGTCCAAGGAACCAGCTGTGGGGTGGCTTACATGCACCAAATATGCGAGCCACACATCGTGCACCGTGACCTCAAGTCCAGCAACATCCTCCTCGATCAGGACTTCGTGGCACACGTAGCTGATTTCGGGCTAGCAAGACCGATTCTTCCCTACCGCACTCATGTCACAACGGAGCTCGTTGGCACCCTTGGCTATATTCCACCCGAATACAGCCAGTCGTGGATAGCCACTTTCAGAGGCGATGTCTATAGCTTTGGAGTCGTGATGCTCGAGCTGTTAACAGGAAAGAGGCCTGTTGAGATGTTCAAGCCAAAGATGTCGAGAGAATTAGTTGTATGGGTGCATCAAATGAGGAGCGAGGGAAGGCAAGAGGAAATCTTCGACCCTCTCTTGAGAGGGAAAGGCTTCGAGGAAGAGATGCTGCAAGTTCTTGATGTTGCTTGTATGTGTGTCAACCAGAATCCTTTCAAGAGGCCGACTATACAAGAAGTCGTTGATTGGCTGGAAGATGTGGGATCCAACAGACAGACAACTTAA